A single genomic interval of Granulicella tundricola MP5ACTX9 harbors:
- a CDS encoding HepT-like ribonuclease domain-containing protein: MSSRSTRRYLNDILKSCDRIREYLDGVTLEDYLSASMRQDAVERQLQILTEAAFRLGDEAARLCPTVDWRSIRGLGNFLRHEYDKITPEIIWGKLHNDLPVLEEAVKVALLANPDPDPAHMEPLP, translated from the coding sequence ATGTCTTCTAGGTCCACCCGCAGATACCTCAACGACATCCTGAAAAGCTGTGATCGAATCCGCGAATACCTGGATGGCGTCACCTTGGAGGACTACCTCTCCGCCTCCATGCGCCAGGACGCCGTTGAACGCCAGTTACAGATCCTAACCGAAGCTGCCTTTCGCCTTGGCGACGAGGCTGCCAGACTCTGCCCAACCGTAGACTGGCGCTCCATCCGTGGTCTCGGAAATTTTCTGCGTCATGAGTACGACAAGATCACTCCGGAGATCATCTGGGGCAAGCTTCACAACGACCTTCCCGTACTCGAGGAGGCCGTCAAGGTGGCCCTGCTCGCAAACCCTGATCCCGATCCAGCACACATGGAGCCGCTTCCGTGA
- the purN gene encoding phosphoribosylglycinamide formyltransferase, with protein MNRLGILLSGRGSNFLAIHRAIQDGRLPGTEIAVVLSNKSAAPGLQAARDLNIPAHHIPTAGLPPEERDLPYIAALREAKVDLVCLAGYMRIISPAFVDAFRDRILNVHPSLLPAFPGLESQTQALEFGAKIAGCTVHFVDEKMDHGVIILQKAITIEDSDTPDTLSARILAEEHQAYPEAIAHVLSGQYTAQNRRYIKNKN; from the coding sequence GTGAATCGTCTAGGCATTCTCCTCTCCGGCCGAGGCTCCAACTTCCTCGCCATTCACCGTGCCATCCAGGATGGCCGCCTTCCCGGCACCGAGATCGCCGTCGTCCTCTCCAACAAGTCCGCCGCCCCCGGACTTCAGGCTGCACGCGACCTAAACATCCCGGCACACCACATCCCCACCGCCGGCCTGCCTCCTGAGGAACGCGACCTCCCCTACATCGCCGCACTGCGCGAAGCAAAAGTCGACCTGGTCTGTCTCGCCGGCTACATGCGCATCATCAGCCCGGCCTTCGTAGACGCATTCCGGGACCGCATCCTCAACGTCCATCCCAGCCTGCTGCCCGCCTTCCCCGGCCTCGAGTCCCAGACTCAGGCACTCGAGTTCGGAGCGAAAATAGCCGGCTGCACCGTCCACTTCGTCGACGAAAAGATGGATCACGGCGTCATCATCCTGCAAAAGGCCATCACAATCGAGGACTCAGACACCCCCGACACCCTCTCCGCCCGCATCCTCGCTGAGGAACACCAGGCCTACCCCGAGGCCATCGCCCACGTCCTCAGCGGCCAATACACCGCCCAGAACCGCCGCTACATCAAGAATAAGAACTAA
- a CDS encoding VWA domain-containing protein has translation MGQTAPVATPPAQQTAPQQPVQAPPQEAPGATGLSARPQGQDQPFQLTVRANLVSLVFTVTDKKGRFVKDLHLSDFGLLDNGLQPEKVLDFKQQTDLPLRVGIMLDTSSSIRTRFKFEQDSAIDFFLSVMHQNDRAFVEGFDVQTYLPQDYTNNIDLLDQGIRKLRPGGGTALFDSLYKTCRDQMLALQADNEVRKALILVSDGDDNYSRASMTDAIKMCQRADTIVYTISTDTSPTRGKGGAVLESISGATGGRTFFPIKLEDVAIGFKNIEIELRSQYLLQYRPAEFTQDGKFRTILLRGANRAKDLTVRARTGYFAPRPPQ, from the coding sequence TTGGGCCAGACGGCTCCGGTGGCGACTCCGCCAGCACAGCAGACTGCGCCTCAGCAGCCCGTGCAGGCTCCTCCGCAGGAGGCTCCTGGTGCGACAGGCCTGTCCGCTCGTCCGCAGGGGCAGGATCAGCCGTTTCAGTTGACCGTGCGCGCCAACCTGGTGAGCCTGGTGTTTACCGTGACGGACAAGAAGGGCCGCTTCGTCAAGGATCTGCACCTGAGCGACTTCGGGTTGCTGGACAACGGGCTCCAGCCGGAGAAGGTGCTGGACTTCAAGCAGCAGACCGACCTGCCGCTGCGCGTGGGGATCATGCTCGATACGTCCAGCTCCATCCGGACGCGGTTCAAGTTCGAGCAGGACTCGGCGATCGACTTTTTTCTTTCGGTGATGCACCAGAACGACCGTGCGTTTGTGGAAGGGTTCGACGTGCAGACGTACCTTCCGCAGGACTATACCAACAACATCGATCTGCTGGATCAGGGGATCAGGAAGCTGCGGCCGGGCGGCGGTACGGCGTTGTTCGATTCGCTGTACAAGACGTGCCGGGACCAGATGCTGGCGTTGCAGGCGGATAATGAGGTCCGCAAGGCGCTGATCCTGGTGTCGGACGGCGACGATAACTACAGCCGCGCGAGCATGACGGATGCGATCAAGATGTGCCAGCGGGCGGATACGATCGTTTATACGATCTCGACCGACACGAGCCCGACGCGGGGTAAGGGTGGTGCGGTGCTGGAATCGATCTCAGGCGCGACCGGCGGACGGACGTTCTTTCCGATCAAGCTGGAGGATGTGGCGATCGGGTTCAAGAACATCGAGATTGAGCTGCGGAGCCAGTATCTGCTGCAGTACCGGCCGGCGGAGTTTACCCAGGACGGCAAGTTTCGGACGATCCTGCTGCGCGGGGCGAACCGGGCGAAAGACCTGACGGTCCGGGCTAGAACGGGATACTTTGCGCCTCGGCCTCCGCAGTAA